One stretch of Pigmentiphaga aceris DNA includes these proteins:
- the ccoG gene encoding cytochrome c oxidase accessory protein CcoG, which yields MKPPDGPTESRLGRVIPIVEARREAQSDDTREKSRGKGGDKASEPELVSLYEKHRKIHPRSVSGLFATWRWAMVWATQIFFYGLPWLTWNGRQAVLFELETRRFYLFELVFYPQDFVYLAGLLVISALALFLFTAVAGRVWCGYACPQTVYTELFMWIERRVEGERHHRMRRDAGRINADYVWRKTLKHIIWGLLALWTGFTFVGYFVPIQVLGFDLLSLRMGPWEGFWVLFYAFATYGNAGWLREQVCKYMCPYARFQSAMFDSGTLIVGYDTKRGEPRGARSRKQDPATLGLGSCVDCTLCVQVCPVGIDIRDGLQYECISCAACIDACDTVMKRVGYAPGLIRYATEDTLANPGGNRSLRKTLLRPRVLIYSGLLAAICLAFVLSMWLRVPLKVDVIRDRATLSRVIEDGVIENVYRLHLMNASEKAQRLRIDVSGLPGLSVPEAERLSPLLAPAQAVNVVIHVHLSPDEVLAAGSHPIQFTIQEIDAHDIRVLEKSVFLVPR from the coding sequence ATGAAACCACCCGATGGACCGACAGAATCGCGCTTGGGTCGAGTGATTCCGATCGTCGAAGCCAGGCGCGAAGCTCAATCAGATGACACGCGTGAAAAATCGCGTGGCAAGGGTGGGGACAAGGCAAGCGAGCCCGAACTGGTCTCGCTTTACGAGAAGCACCGCAAGATCCACCCGCGCTCGGTCAGCGGCTTGTTCGCGACCTGGCGCTGGGCGATGGTCTGGGCGACGCAGATCTTTTTCTACGGTCTGCCCTGGCTGACCTGGAACGGTCGCCAGGCCGTGCTGTTCGAGCTTGAGACGCGACGCTTTTATCTGTTCGAACTGGTGTTCTACCCGCAGGACTTTGTGTACCTGGCGGGCTTGCTGGTGATCAGTGCGCTGGCCTTGTTCCTGTTCACGGCGGTGGCTGGTCGGGTGTGGTGCGGCTACGCTTGTCCACAGACGGTCTACACCGAGTTGTTCATGTGGATCGAGCGCCGCGTCGAAGGCGAGCGCCATCACCGCATGCGCCGCGACGCCGGACGCATCAACGCCGATTACGTGTGGCGCAAGACCCTGAAGCACATCATCTGGGGCTTGCTGGCCTTGTGGACCGGTTTCACCTTCGTGGGCTACTTCGTGCCCATCCAGGTACTGGGCTTCGACCTGCTGTCCTTGCGCATGGGGCCGTGGGAAGGCTTCTGGGTGCTGTTCTATGCGTTCGCCACTTACGGCAACGCCGGCTGGCTGCGCGAACAGGTCTGCAAGTACATGTGCCCGTATGCGCGCTTCCAGAGCGCGATGTTCGACAGCGGCACCCTGATCGTCGGCTACGACACCAAACGCGGCGAACCGCGCGGTGCGCGCTCGCGCAAGCAAGACCCGGCCACGCTGGGCCTGGGCTCGTGTGTGGACTGCACCTTGTGCGTGCAGGTCTGTCCGGTCGGCATCGACATCCGCGACGGGCTGCAGTACGAGTGCATCAGTTGCGCCGCCTGTATCGACGCCTGCGACACCGTGATGAAACGCGTGGGTTATGCCCCTGGCCTGATCCGTTATGCAACCGAAGACACACTGGCCAACCCGGGTGGCAATCGCAGCCTGCGCAAGACCTTGCTGCGGCCGCGCGTGCTGATCTACAGCGGCTTGCTTGCTGCCATCTGCCTGGCCTTTGTACTGAGCATGTGGCTGCGTGTACCGCTGAAGGTCGACGTGATCCGGGATCGTGCCACGCTCAGTCGCGTGATCGAAGATGGCGTGATCGAAAACGTGTATCGCCTGCACTTGATGAACGCATCAGAGAAAGCACAGCGTCTGCGTATCGACGTGTCGGGCTTGCCCGGACTGTCCGTGCCCGAGGCTGAACGTCTGTCTCCGTTGCTGGCACCGGCACAGGCCGTCAACGTGGTGATCCACGTGCATTTGTCCCCCGATGAAGTGCTGGCCGCTGGCTCGCACCCCATCCAGTTCACCATTCAGGAGATTGACGCTCATGACATCCGCGTCCTCGAAAAATCCGTCTTCCTCGTCCCCCGCTGA
- a CDS encoding sigma-70 family RNA polymerase sigma factor, producing the protein MSDPGYAFTDSVRSLYSDHFRWLQAWLHRRLDDTHQAADLAQDTFVKVLARRGFAAPVSEPRAFLSTVARGLLIDFWRHRDIEQAWSDTLAMYPEALHPSPEDQALVLEALVAIDRKLARLGTRTRHAFLLHKIHGMTHPAIAAELGVSERMVRKYVAQAMLAFLVDDASSTDRVGSSASPLAVGADFQQ; encoded by the coding sequence GTGAGCGACCCGGGGTACGCCTTCACCGACTCGGTGCGGAGTCTCTATAGCGATCATTTCCGCTGGTTGCAGGCTTGGTTGCATCGTCGTCTCGACGATACGCATCAAGCTGCCGATCTCGCGCAGGACACCTTCGTCAAAGTACTGGCACGCCGGGGCTTTGCTGCGCCGGTGTCCGAGCCGCGCGCGTTTCTCAGCACCGTTGCGCGGGGCTTGTTGATCGATTTCTGGCGTCACCGCGACATCGAGCAGGCATGGTCAGACACGCTTGCCATGTACCCCGAGGCCTTGCATCCATCTCCTGAAGATCAGGCGCTGGTCCTTGAGGCGTTGGTTGCGATTGATCGCAAGCTTGCCCGCCTGGGCACGCGCACCCGGCACGCCTTTTTGCTGCACAAGATTCACGGCATGACGCACCCGGCAATCGCCGCCGAGTTGGGCGTGTCGGAGCGGATGGTACGCAAGTATGTCGCGCAGGCGATGCTGGCTTTTCTGGTGGATGACGCATCGTCTACTGACAGGGTTGGTTCGTCAGCTTCCCCACTTGCTGTCGGGGCAGACTTCCAGCAATGA
- a CDS encoding FecR domain-containing protein yields the protein MSLAHDSVPLDHKVLAAAAEWYALLSSGQVTERDRSDWQQWFERSAAHRAAWQRVEAVSQQFEPVVAGRIERMASVAGLDTAARQRRQRRTVLRSFALLGTTGALVWGGAQTAPGQRLLAAARADHATGVGGFLALRLEDGTQVWLNTDTALRVDYRSDLRQLVLLRGEVSIATAADAARPFVVLTTEGHFQALGTRFNVSSSADETSLSVFEGLVRARFAPAGEAAAPAYDVAAGMQLRGNRRQVSAMTAVTNDAGAWTRRILQVQEAPLASVVAHLARYRPGHLGYSDDIAALSVTGTFPLDDIDRALHMLTLVLPVQVRSPLPWWTTIQAR from the coding sequence ATGAGCCTCGCTCACGACAGCGTGCCGCTCGACCACAAAGTGCTGGCAGCCGCGGCAGAATGGTATGCGCTGCTTAGCTCGGGGCAGGTCACCGAGCGTGATCGGTCGGACTGGCAGCAGTGGTTCGAACGCAGTGCGGCGCACCGTGCCGCCTGGCAGCGGGTAGAAGCCGTCAGCCAACAATTCGAGCCGGTAGTCGCTGGACGCATCGAACGCATGGCAAGTGTGGCGGGGCTGGATACCGCCGCCAGGCAGCGCCGGCAACGACGCACCGTGCTGCGGTCGTTTGCGTTGCTGGGCACGACCGGCGCATTGGTCTGGGGCGGCGCGCAAACCGCGCCGGGGCAGCGTTTGCTGGCGGCTGCGCGTGCCGATCATGCCACTGGCGTAGGTGGCTTCCTGGCGCTGCGCCTGGAAGACGGCACGCAAGTGTGGCTCAACACCGATACCGCCTTGCGTGTCGATTACCGCAGCGACCTTCGCCAGCTTGTCTTGTTGCGCGGAGAAGTCTCGATTGCCACGGCTGCCGATGCGGCGCGGCCGTTTGTTGTGCTGACTACCGAGGGGCATTTTCAGGCATTGGGCACGCGCTTCAATGTGTCGTCGTCGGCCGACGAAACCAGTTTGTCGGTGTTTGAAGGGCTGGTGCGGGCGCGCTTTGCGCCTGCTGGCGAAGCCGCTGCACCGGCCTACGACGTGGCCGCAGGCATGCAATTGCGTGGCAATCGGCGGCAGGTGTCTGCAATGACTGCGGTGACAAACGATGCCGGTGCCTGGACCCGTCGCATCCTGCAGGTGCAAGAGGCACCGCTGGCCTCTGTGGTGGCCCACCTGGCGCGCTATCGGCCCGGCCATCTTGGTTATTCCGATGACATCGCTGCCTTGAGTGTGACCGGAACCTTCCCGCTCGATGACATCGATCGTGCGCTGCATATGCTGACGCTGGTGTTGCCGGTGCAGGTGCGATCACCGCTGCCTTGGTGGACGACGATTCAAGCGCGTTGA
- a CDS encoding TonB-dependent siderophore receptor yields the protein MSSLFPARSSRFRLSSRLLWVAGLAIAAPVSAQNAADARSFSIGPGPLAQVLNQFSAEAGVFVASSGELTQGKLSAGLVGRYGVEQGLETLLRGTGLHAVTRSQGAYVLQPILQPAQQPAVSGAANGVTRLTPVAVTASQERPDGPLLGLVATRSATATKTDTPIIETPQSISVVGASQIRDQKAQSLQEALGYTSGLMSGIVAKSSMFEDTMSIRGFEANPQTGSYYRDGMRYMINQYNGKQEPYGLERIEVLKGPSSVLYGAAAPGGIVNTVSKRPTSERLREINVDAGSFSRRQLSADFGGPLDDEGVWSYRLTGLVRDARQFVDHSRDDRTYLAPALTWRPSAATSLTLLAAYQRSESVYPTAVPVTGSLRSNPNGQIARERFLGEPNHNTFELESTSASLLFEHAFSDSLKIRQSVRQYNADLNLRYVLLQGDVDRATQRRVARSARGFDDTTGVFTSDTNIEKRFQTGRVTQTVLAGMDYTRSTYDSDRLRGNLPAIDIYNPVYQNGTVTALPWQQRRNKEARLGFYLQDQIKIDDKLVILVGGRRDQVRAENRALHAPSTDSNEKDSAFTGRAGVVYLADNGFAPYASFSQSFEPTSGRDRNETRFDPSRGQQVEVGVRYQPKESDTLLSASVFDLTRKNVLSPDAVDPTFLVQTGKVRSRGAEFEARARVTRELDVIAAYTYTDAKVRASNVPGEVGERFNTPRHMASLWADVNLSSAGLPGWRTGMGIRYVAARPDRPASGSFGGPGYTLLDARLEYENGPWSYALNISNLTDKTYIPSICYNNVCDYGEPRRIIGTVSYRW from the coding sequence ATGTCTTCTCTCTTTCCCGCCCGGTCTTCGCGATTCCGGCTTTCGTCGCGCCTGTTGTGGGTCGCAGGCTTGGCCATCGCCGCGCCGGTATCTGCACAAAATGCGGCCGATGCACGCAGTTTCTCGATTGGCCCCGGCCCGCTTGCACAGGTGTTGAATCAGTTCTCGGCTGAAGCGGGTGTGTTTGTCGCCAGTTCTGGCGAGCTGACACAGGGCAAGCTCAGCGCGGGCTTGGTGGGACGGTATGGCGTGGAGCAGGGGCTGGAAACCTTGCTGCGCGGCACGGGATTGCACGCGGTGACGCGGTCGCAGGGGGCGTATGTATTGCAACCCATTCTGCAACCCGCACAACAGCCCGCCGTATCGGGCGCAGCCAACGGCGTAACCCGCCTGACCCCGGTAGCCGTGACCGCCTCCCAAGAGCGCCCCGACGGGCCGTTGCTGGGGCTGGTCGCCACGCGCAGCGCCACGGCAACGAAAACCGACACGCCCATCATTGAGACACCGCAGTCGATCTCGGTGGTGGGGGCCAGCCAGATCCGCGACCAGAAAGCGCAGTCTCTGCAAGAAGCACTGGGCTACACCTCGGGCCTGATGTCGGGCATCGTCGCCAAAAGCTCGATGTTCGAAGACACCATGAGCATTCGTGGCTTCGAGGCCAATCCGCAGACGGGCAGCTACTACCGCGACGGCATGCGTTACATGATCAACCAGTACAACGGCAAACAAGAGCCGTATGGGCTGGAACGCATCGAAGTGCTCAAAGGACCATCGTCGGTGTTGTACGGCGCGGCCGCACCGGGCGGCATCGTGAACACCGTCAGCAAGCGTCCGACCTCTGAGCGCCTGCGCGAAATCAACGTCGATGCGGGCAGTTTTTCGCGCCGCCAATTGTCTGCGGATTTCGGCGGGCCGCTGGATGACGAAGGTGTGTGGTCGTACCGGTTGACAGGCCTGGTTCGGGACGCCAGGCAGTTTGTCGACCACAGCCGCGACGACCGGACCTATCTGGCACCGGCCTTGACCTGGCGACCGTCGGCCGCAACGTCCTTGACCTTGTTGGCAGCGTATCAGCGCAGCGAAAGTGTGTACCCCACTGCGGTGCCCGTGACGGGTTCCCTGCGGTCCAATCCGAACGGCCAGATTGCCCGCGAACGTTTTCTGGGCGAGCCCAATCACAACACCTTCGAGCTGGAATCGACCTCGGCATCTTTGCTGTTCGAGCACGCGTTTTCCGACAGCCTGAAAATCCGCCAGTCGGTACGCCAGTACAACGCGGATCTGAATCTTCGGTATGTGCTGCTGCAAGGTGACGTGGATCGCGCAACGCAGCGTCGGGTGGCACGATCGGCGCGTGGTTTCGACGACACCACGGGCGTGTTCACCAGCGACACCAATATCGAAAAACGATTCCAGACCGGTCGGGTAACGCAGACGGTGCTGGCCGGCATGGACTACACACGCTCGACCTATGACAGCGACCGGCTGCGTGGCAACTTGCCTGCCATCGACATCTACAACCCGGTCTATCAAAACGGCACGGTCACGGCCTTGCCGTGGCAACAGCGCCGCAACAAGGAAGCGCGCCTGGGCTTTTATCTGCAGGACCAGATCAAGATCGACGACAAGCTCGTGATTCTGGTGGGCGGCCGCCGCGATCAGGTCCGTGCTGAAAATCGGGCGTTGCATGCACCGTCCACCGACAGCAATGAAAAGGATTCGGCATTCACCGGTCGTGCCGGCGTGGTGTACTTGGCCGACAACGGCTTTGCACCCTATGCAAGCTTCAGCCAGTCGTTCGAACCCACGTCTGGCCGTGACCGCAATGAAACCCGCTTCGATCCCAGCCGGGGTCAGCAGGTCGAAGTCGGTGTGCGCTACCAGCCAAAGGAATCCGACACCTTGCTGAGCGCCAGCGTGTTCGACCTGACGCGCAAGAACGTACTAAGCCCGGACGCGGTAGACCCGACCTTCCTGGTGCAGACCGGCAAGGTGCGCTCACGCGGCGCGGAATTCGAAGCACGTGCACGCGTGACACGCGAACTGGATGTCATCGCCGCCTATACCTACACCGATGCCAAAGTGCGTGCCAGCAACGTGCCGGGCGAAGTCGGTGAACGCTTCAACACGCCGCGCCACATGGCGTCGCTGTGGGCCGATGTGAACCTGTCGTCGGCCGGATTGCCGGGCTGGCGCACCGGCATGGGCATCCGCTACGTGGCCGCACGACCCGACCGCCCCGCCAGCGGCTCGTTCGGCGGCCCGGGTTACACCTTGCTCGATGCCCGACTGGAATACGAAAACGGTCCGTGGAGCTATGCACTGAACATCAGCAACCTGACCGACAAGACCTACATTCCGTCCATTTGCTACAACAACGTGTGCGACTACGGCGAGCCGCGACGCATCATCGGGACCGTCAGCTACCGCTGGTAA
- a CDS encoding PepSY-associated TM helix domain-containing protein produces MRARLVLLHRWLGLATLAFLILASATGSILAWHDELDAWVAPELLRTPATSVALAPMVPAVLRDIVVAAYPQGRVLAIPLARHPGKTVAFPVWLTDPGSASPVLLEVFIDPATGLIQGDRRWGDPTDGLKNLLPVIHRLHTSLLAGSTGEWVLGVVALLWTLDCFIGAFLTFPARAAKRRAGGPAKSWLARWRAAWALRVSSRGYKLGFDLHRASGLWLWVLLLGMAWSSVAFNLPAVYRPVMGVWLDQQPDLRRALRQSASGSKTSMDWEQALTQGRRHMATMTEEKQLGIVGEHWLAFDPRANLYRYTVRSTQDIRDKTGSTHVFFDAADGKLRGVQLPTGGVAGDTATLWLTSLHMAALWGWPLQLAVSILGIVVVVLSVTGWIIWRRKRQARTTRPVHAAPRAQAAR; encoded by the coding sequence GTGCGCGCACGACTTGTCCTGCTGCACCGATGGCTGGGTCTGGCCACGCTGGCATTTTTGATTCTGGCATCTGCCACCGGGTCGATACTGGCGTGGCATGACGAACTCGATGCCTGGGTTGCGCCGGAACTGCTGCGCACACCCGCCACATCAGTAGCATTGGCACCGATGGTGCCGGCCGTGCTGCGCGACATCGTGGTTGCCGCGTATCCGCAGGGGCGGGTGCTGGCCATCCCGCTTGCGCGGCATCCCGGCAAGACCGTGGCCTTTCCGGTCTGGCTGACCGACCCCGGGTCAGCATCGCCGGTGTTGCTGGAAGTGTTCATCGACCCGGCGACCGGCCTGATACAAGGTGACCGTCGCTGGGGTGACCCCACCGATGGGCTGAAAAATCTGCTGCCTGTGATCCACCGGCTGCACACCTCGTTATTGGCCGGCTCGACCGGTGAATGGGTGCTGGGCGTGGTGGCCTTGCTCTGGACGCTGGACTGTTTCATTGGCGCATTTCTGACCTTCCCCGCGCGGGCAGCAAAACGGCGCGCGGGTGGCCCGGCCAAGTCGTGGTTGGCGCGATGGCGCGCTGCGTGGGCATTGCGCGTCAGCAGCCGTGGCTACAAGCTGGGCTTCGATCTGCACCGGGCGTCCGGCCTGTGGTTGTGGGTGTTGCTGCTGGGCATGGCCTGGAGCAGTGTCGCCTTCAACCTGCCAGCGGTATACCGACCGGTGATGGGGGTCTGGTTGGATCAGCAGCCCGACCTTCGCCGCGCGCTCAGGCAGTCTGCGTCTGGATCAAAGACGAGCATGGACTGGGAGCAAGCCCTGACGCAAGGGCGTCGTCACATGGCGACCATGACGGAGGAAAAGCAGCTTGGGATCGTTGGCGAACATTGGCTGGCTTTCGATCCGCGCGCCAATCTCTATCGTTACACCGTGCGCAGCACGCAGGACATCCGCGACAAGACGGGTAGCACCCACGTGTTCTTCGATGCCGCAGACGGAAAGCTGCGCGGTGTTCAGTTACCCACCGGTGGCGTGGCGGGCGACACCGCGACCCTGTGGCTGACCAGCCTGCACATGGCGGCGCTATGGGGATGGCCGTTGCAATTGGCGGTGTCGATACTGGGGATCGTGGTCGTTGTCTTGAGCGTGACCGGGTGGATCATCTGGCGTCGAAAACGGCAGGCGCGCACCACGCGTCCGGTGCACGCTGCCCCTCGTGCTCAAGCTGCGCGGTGA
- a CDS encoding ribbon-helix-helix domain-containing protein, whose translation MCSIYSHTDPILYESRTRSIRIMKAVTSIKLENLFWQTLTELANENGMTTNQLIAKLFEEVYAFRGETTNFTSFLRVSCLRYMALKADASMDGREVWRRAIASTGAVEPAEAMQAAEAHRAA comes from the coding sequence ATGTGCAGCATCTACTCGCACACCGACCCGATTCTTTACGAATCGCGCACGCGTTCGATCCGCATCATGAAGGCGGTCACCAGCATCAAGCTGGAAAACCTGTTCTGGCAGACGCTCACCGAGCTGGCCAATGAGAACGGCATGACCACCAACCAGCTGATCGCCAAGCTGTTTGAAGAGGTCTACGCGTTCCGCGGCGAGACCACCAATTTCACGTCGTTCCTGCGGGTCAGCTGCCTGCGGTACATGGCATTGAAAGCCGATGCCAGCATGGATGGGCGCGAGGTCTGGCGACGGGCCATCGCGTCCACAGGCGCGGTTGAACCGGCAGAGGCAATGCAAGCTGCCGAGGCTCACCGCGCAGCTTGA